The following DNA comes from Solanum stenotomum isolate F172 chromosome 11, ASM1918654v1, whole genome shotgun sequence.
GACATGTTGAAGCAGAACATATTTACGCAAAATTGAATGAAATGGAAGAAAACGTTAGAAGAGAAGGTTATGACCCTAAAGTTTCAGAGGTCTTACTTGAAACAGATGATGACGAGAAAGCATCTCAGCTTCTTCATCACAGTGAGAAACTCGCGGTATCCTTTGGACTCATCAAAACTGACCTGGGAACTGCTATTAGGATAGTGAAGAACTTAAGGTCTTGTGAGGACTGTCATTCTTTCATGAAACTAATCTCAAAGTTATACCAAAGAGAGATCATCATAAGAGATCGTATTCGTTACCATCATTTCAAGGATGGTGAATGTTCTTGTGGAGATAGATGGTGATTGTACGTGTAGTTGTCGTTGAGAAAATGTACCAATAGTTTGTTTTTTCTCCAATTTTGAAGGACTTGAGATCTTGATCTTTCTGCAATTGTTGTATCACAAAAAATACTCTCTTTACTTCTTATTGACAAACCTGTTAATAGTGTCATTACAAAGCAGCAACATACCTAGCAACCTAAACACCAAATTTACAATATTAAAAACAAACCCTATACAAAACTTCCTTTTTTTGTACGACCAAAGGTTCGAGGCAGCACAGTTTTATGCTGGCCAGGGTCAGCCTTCAAACAACTTGAGTCACAAAGATATCTTCCCGACTTAGTTTAGGATGATGCTCTAGAGCAACAACATACGCAATGTAATCCCACGAGTGGGGTTTGGCGAAGGTAGGATGTACGCAGACTTTATTATTAGCCTAgaatgtacgcagaccttacctttaacctttgtggggtagagaggttgtttctaatAGAGTTTAGGATCCTTCTCTATATCTCGAAATCTTCAAATCAAGCTGCAAGTACTATGATAACAATAAGGAGCACAATTCCAAAAATCACCATGAGTAAGCAGGTCTGCAGAAATTAAAGTATAATATGTCAAGAAATCTACAGACAATAAATTATTCAGTTCGAGGAAAATAAGGTGGAAAAAAGTATGATGTGCACAAAGTGAGAAGGGAACAGAATCACCAATTCGAATTCACAGATACCAGGTAGTAGATGAGGATGATGTAAAATTGAAGTGTAATTGCATGATTGAGTTAAAAACTTCACAATACCACTTGAAATTTTCTCAGACTTTGAAACACATAACCTAACCACCAACTCCTTCTACATATTCCATCCCTGCTCATTTTCTGATACGTCAACAAATAAACTCGAGTAATTTCATGACTTGACTTGTCATGATGAAATTTCAAAGTCAATCACTGTCGTTCGCGaggactcttcactttcgatgCCACACCATgtcagattctccaaaaatacaatacttttggagaatccgaccgcacccgttgacatttttgaagagtccgggCAACATAGAGTACAACATGCTTAAGCACACCAAACCCACACTTTTGTCTTTAGTATAAAGAAGTGTGAAATATGTCAGATTTACCAGAGATGAATTTGATCTTTGGGTCTTTGCAGCTTTAGCAAGTTGTGTTCTCCCTTGTACAGTTGCAGCATGAGAGTTCTCAATGTTGGAACCAATATCATCTGAGAAAGAACtgcaaacatcaaaatatgtTTCCCTTGGTACCTGAATGCtaaaatgaaagaaagtgaTTTTACCGATCATGGTTCCTTGCTCGTGAACAAGCACGGCAAGATCCTTGAAAATCTCATTCACTTCACCTATCTGTTGTTGTACTTCTTGTATTCCCTGGTCCCTTTCCTCTATAATAGCTTCATTAAAGGAAATCTCATTGTCCAAAAGAACAACCTCTTGTCTGCAACAGATGTACGTGGAAGGTAAAACAGAAACTAAATATCACCAAGCCAAAAGttgtaaaaaaagaagatatgtTAAAGGGGGTAAAATCGTTGATCTTATACGACACATGCATCACGATATACTTTCATTTGATGTGCCTGAGATCAAAGAATTGTAACTTCAGCGGGTGACCAGCAATTGTAAGTTAAAATATGTTGTCATTGCAAGCAAAGAACACTGCATGTCAGTGCCCATTTTAAGGGTGAATTACAGTTATCATCCTTTGACTTCCTGTCATTGATGTTTGTGACAAATTAAAGAATACCtaagggaaaaaaaaaggaatagcATACCATGTATTCTCACAAAAGTATTAGGAACCCCATTCACATTCCAACTACAAGCGATAACAAGCCGGTATTTTGAACACATCACATTAGCATCAACTTTGCCTTTGTATTTTCGAAAAAGTTAAGTTTGTTTCAGAAAAATCTCAGTTTGATTCAATCATATTTGACACCTCTTCCGAACAATTTGTCTTTGCAGAAAATTCACACTATTTTACGCCGTGTTGCAGAAATTTAAATCACCAAAGTCCCAACCCCTAATCCCAAAGCTTGAAATGTCATCTGATTTCTCTACACACTAAACAATCCTCCATCTAATTTACACAAGACCAAAAAGTCACCTTGAATCCAAATTTAAAGACCAATTTCATTTCCTTGTGCATCAAGAAATTGACAGCAATCTTGCTGGTAAATGTTAGCAATTAATTAAACCATCGGCAcaacaaaattatgattaagaGAAAGCATCAAAGAGTACAAATAGTAGGCTATTTTACCTTCTAGATTCCACAAGTAGAGCTCGCTGTTCTTGACCTTTATCTGAAGAGACATCTATCTCACTGTCCGTGGAACTGTTTACCAAAAGAGGATGAACTATAAGTGAGAGGTGACAAAAGAACATGAAGGTACAAAGTTCTATTTGAGAATATTAAACAGCAAGATCAATTATTGAGATACAAGTTGCTTTTAATGTACTTCTTCATATTTCTAACTAGGTTACTATAAGTAAATTCCAGTGAAGTATAACCCATCACTTACCTAGAAGGAAGAACTGATTGGGGAACAAAAGGTGAATATGACGTCTCCCTCTCAGCTGCAAGCCTCTGAGCTTTTTGAAACTCCTTCAATACAGCTTGAAAATCTTTAGCAAGCTTAGCATCTGTAATCTTCTTGCTTGCCTGAGAGCAAAAGAACAAATTCACATTATAAGCAAAAGAGAGAGGTGTGACAGAAGAAGAGCAAGAAATAGAAACAAGGCTGGCaaatgtttaaaatatgaaCAAATCATAACGAGAGAAGATGAATACATGTTTTGCACATACATATCAAAGTGCAGAACCCACAAGACAAACATAGAGAAACAGAGGAGAACACTTTTTGAAACTTACACTGACTTCAATTCGATGATCTGTTTCGCTGGCTTGCTTAAGTTTAGCAGAAGTATCTTTCACTAATTGCCCAATATGTAGTCTTGTCTTGTGCCTGCAGTTGAGAAAATCAGCACAAGTACCaaacaattttgaaattattttaatctaaTTATACCCATTATGGAACTACAACCTAAAAAGTAGTTTGCCGCCTTTCAGCTCATCAACACACTATAATTGTTGCTGCGGCATTAAGTTGGGCTTGGGATTACAAACATTGGACTGCAAAGCTGGTATTAAATATCTGCTTAAGCAATGATTCAACATGCAATCTCAAATCCCAAAGATCAATACATTGCCTTCACCCACCCTACAAACTGCTTCTTTTTCCTTGTTACCAACCCATAACTTGGTCCTCTATTCACACTGGGAAAAGGGCGAGACATTCACCCTGGACTATGTTTCTTGCCCTTTTTTGTGTTTTCTGGATCATGCCATGATGCATAAAACTTGCCCTGTGCAGATGGTATGAACAGTCAATACCAGAGGAGAACAGACACTACTGGATTGCTAATACCTGGCCCCTGCTTGCATTTTCTGCTTAACTTACCCATACCTTTAGCCAATTTAGCTCTTAATACAGGACCATTCAAGTcagttttttttgttaatgGGATGACGGAGAGGAACAATAGATGTTCTAATGACAAGAGAGACAGCATAGAACAGGTTAGGTGTTTGAAAAATATGTACCTATGGTGTAGGAAGACTCATGTATCTGATCTTGACTCACTACTAGATCTCTCATCTCTCTTTTTATTAATAACCATGGTGTCCAAGCCACCTAAACTAATTTCATGGGTACCTTTTACCTCCCACCACCAGGTACTGGAATGAGAAGAAATCGCCTAGTGTTTTTGCTTCCGTTGggatttgaacctgagacctcacgattctcaacccacttcattgatTCACTATTAGATCTCTTCTACTCCTTTAGTatttagagcccgtttggattggcttaaaaaaaatagtttttaagtcaaaaataaaaagtcaaactgaaatgacttttaagtcaaaaaatataaagtagggggagacctacttttggtttttgacttactttaagtcatttttaacttattttaaattattttttaccttgtcaaacacttcccaacttattttaagtcatttttgacttattttaaattatttttcatatttgccACACTTTCATAaatcaaaaactgacttaaaagtaggtttgaccaacttttaagtcaatccaaacaccctcttagAAGGATGCTCCTCTTTCTGATGTACTTATTTTGGTATCTTCTAGGTACCTTAtcatcagaaataataataatagcttTTTCTAGtgctgtatatatatatacacacgaATTTACTATGGTAAAAGGATTTTGAAGAGTCAACATTTAACTAATATTACCATTATGCTGCTTATGATTAATTACTCAACTTGCACGCTTCACTTCAGTGAAGCACATGTGCCACTTGTGGTGCAATATGAATCTTTCATGTTTTTTGTGTTTCATGCTCATATGCAAGCGGACTTCTATAAGGCATATGCATTGCAAATCAAAAACTTCTTTCATACTATCTCCTTAGACCAGAAAACATGCTTTATCATCCATCACTAAACACATATCCTATACCTGCAAATTGtttctgataaaaaaaaaacaaagtagATGGTCCATTTCTTCTATCTACAATAAGTTCATCACCCCCACGTATAGGTTtgttcttttctcttctccttccAAATGTCTCCCTCCAGACTGTCTATTTTTCCCAAGTATACAAGATATTACACTCTGTAAATTTTCCAACATAAGTAACACCTGCCATTTCACATGCATGAAAGCTCTTTGTTCACATACACAGCAGCAACAACATACCACGTGTAATCACACAAGTTTGGCCTGGAAAGGATAGGATATACGTATACTTTCCCACTACCTTTGTTCAcatacacaacaacaacaacacacacAGTATAATcacacaagtggggtctggagtAAGCTTATGATGTACGCATATCTTACCTCCTACCACATTGCTAATAATTCTTAAAAGGctataaacccaaaaaaaaaatcaactcaatTTTACCTCAACTATCAAATCCTATCAAAAACAtgcaataacaacaacaacaaaaaaaaaactcatctttactaaTCAAATATCAGATAGAAAAACTCACAACTTGTCACGTAGCTCCGGGGTATCC
Coding sequences within:
- the LOC125843560 gene encoding syntaxin-22-like; amino-acid sequence: MSFQDLHAGRSSGPRRSNVNGKQDPTQAMASGIFQINTAVSTFQRLVNTLGTPKDTPELRDKLHKTRLHIGQLVKDTSAKLKQASETDHRIEVSASKKITDAKLAKDFQAVLKEFQKAQRLAAERETSYSPFVPQSVLPSSSTDSEIDVSSDKGQEQRALLVESRRQEVVLLDNEISFNEAIIEERDQGIQEVQQQIGEVNEIFKDLAVLVHEQGTMIDDIGSNIENSHAATVQGRTQLAKAAKTQRSNSSLTCLLMVIFGIVLLIVIIVLAA